The following proteins are co-located in the Leptospira weilii genome:
- a CDS encoding PD40 domain-containing protein — MIRLSLLLCFFFLYQCSIFRASSRIKPMEFNYSSIAVNYFTPENEKPFPLTVQRGNNLYNSTTADGRYLFYTTGQKGNYDIWFRDLKSSITVPVTSHPAPEFKPAISPDGKKLVFVSEQYDSSGDLVLLEMDPGLWAEKILEGKRFINSDFVILTNPNFTVPGKKDSNVDTDPFFAPDSRHLVFSTDRLTPGIQNLVVLDTEGKEPMRLLTQNGGASPVWSFDGKSIVYLSYQENPSGDVYLLDLTSGKSERLTKDSYLNFSPSLSDDKRYLYYTSIRNDTNKNGRLDERDNSLIIRKDLRTGVVRQLTSGNDSLFDSRFSSFNGGSILFTAAYYNTLNIYFIPASGAVPKEKDIISQYELALQYKDKQSFENFLLAIDAIEFYFSEDPIYPLIRSKALLLKYEEAKNSGRFAIAESAKKEISASRLDSITGLGYGLLLAQERKNSIPLAIRELREYYEQIRTVSGVGNNLLASLLEEEGDLAQKSGNFQHSLKVYDEILNHYPDYYRIRDIYRKSGDLQYKNAFLHGYKIPESFFQVANDPQAGKEDLRLLYEQIDREVIVGKNFLERTNAAEISIASNSLEKKSPRLFQYFLYVKSLGLNGKGSFEESNSLLNTFLSNVAKTDPLFLKGHLLKSDNFKGLGEVQKSFDELRIYLEEYDPLLGVDLDEKEIERSFVYFENKARDHDRRGNLQDAAFHYFYNTENMFLVKNRNLFIETLYKEYAIYYQRMMVDSVFKLSGSLSEEKQKALLNKLNVIDIASVDPLSEEGLVYINQYYKVAIPRSRPVLDLATLYGYSYYLVNRSVIRETYYNAADSMTPARKEEILRDFKQAEYELRWIIFADPRYYEAYQLLGWMYQYVDILKSRKSGEDQPNDEERYASIYKKYFPEKNFEENIELYSQVLELLGESFENKKALSDLRLNLGNNYFLLKNYPKANEQYSKVDSLSDYIISKTQFENYRQKAIFLFNSARSSIYVADYRSAVQKLKAASNLYFENESKKALVGRDSTEKLQQYKLKLALLFTLTGLSYMESGEYTNAIFYYKDALSLNGESGWIDPVNLHNGLALCYQKLGKYKLSESHLVKADQILANRSGSGWIPKGVKLKFWDYIWDWVWETTLPDGVRISGEGRFPEAISPKFQPLMTSGIRVNNLVASMEIERAIEEINSRLVYVKSKNLGSTLAASFIRANSFNDLGYLNFKRNEFKTAMEAYEQAEKFEIEKGFASKARTSFKRGLYSYFGYLENTEKDPELELQNLRSASERLISSKNNFVKGCLGDTQYQEEMIHSETKKCILKFYNSFPDHDPTLALVYYYQGEQFFRMGDVLSGFELFGRSAGLLENPSMVPKEVVGLAEDPYTRKERLLYSISRANLYVRLGDTEKAISTLNLTSESANEFYYIQEWIETLVTQAEIYRKEKSHSKAKEGVDRAITLLLSHPHLISELKYFLIYKLFKIQSELNFESGRFFEGFQSLNLLRKLNLYRQFVRIPHESEDPSFTADIVRLQNIVRKQKFVYAAIQNALEKKEKSESLLKEYQDLSKDLEKEFSVINRKNPDLDGYLGIFSKEPAVTDLLNSDEGYLRIESTDDKIRIYRATASNEEYLDQTGKLEEVLSRISNSGKIPFVSRKIWFVQLGDHIDFERIRNTLPKKFSLIFRPSHLRPLQEKDQRIARNVAIVEGSPNYDSTLLVKKIASNQILTRLLDTDMLVAPFPSISGDNSFGESFSEQSLSIRDLFHNRSEISSALFYEKTKLDLGKISEVYEVLNASGIRNVSICLLNTVCETVFPESVLSDFVPGSLFLGSSVLRKKETRRSSENLHVLARKNERKENLREAYTNAFSHRSFQKTENTNLLGELDMLRLRWKLSPGTTMKEIYGDLLNDTEEDSVKDSILFSALLTCYLDKNLSDCVSYSFEDVADSSKKNLLKTLYSFKSGVPVVPSALKVLDKVISPFYDPYLYYKNILKIARTNYEPDVGEFVGKLALENSSDSEEIRGAEEILQGLYAQKYFLQGATLSKNQIRRKEELYMILSGNWKDALEVLRKKEDDEDTGRFRERLFRNWKREITGAWFSPYSLYSAVYGNSSKLFESLDAEERSLLYRLILYSVPFQENEEVNLLAESLVEYEWNTGAKSRALRMTLGYAQALFSRGELSKSKDWMNKIGSRFEAGSEYEKIFKDKNILMNKYFFHRGEISSIEGKGEKTEWLSLYEKASAKTPREFIEFLNSTIRSKRGKHFSYEERIELLDLITYLQKICFQKNNSEVFFDLAAAKDLLSLTRPLILNSNPDYKDIPVFVSVAEKLKEKLPANQEFLAVMDLGLESFYIRFVNGKSKGDLAFKDNRKLRASLFQYLEEAARGGYEVLLREELENEYRKNIKLAKNKLTYLYLSSYHFRIPLVPRTEDRFYLVNDPKSLVTNPIFSTKEEFSPEYQIQFLAGSKSKESWKKSLKDLEVYEAGSGKLGSDSKSRLYILQEPLEIVNQVSLSFGGDTLPNSYGTPKKGNWIFTSSFLEEERYDIQNYRDSFYWIGQNFLSPGVVFIGDQTDTAHVDFLKRFTKRSGTKIPLYNRFQETLDDIKEIYPLDRIWNGYRLYTNSFISEE, encoded by the coding sequence ATGATTCGACTTTCCCTTCTCCTCTGTTTTTTCTTTCTCTATCAGTGTTCTATCTTTCGTGCGTCCTCCAGGATTAAACCCATGGAGTTCAATTATTCTTCCATTGCCGTAAATTATTTCACTCCGGAAAACGAAAAACCGTTTCCTCTTACCGTACAGAGGGGAAATAATTTATATAATTCTACGACGGCCGATGGGAGGTATCTTTTTTATACGACCGGTCAAAAGGGGAATTACGACATTTGGTTTCGTGACTTAAAAAGTTCGATCACGGTTCCGGTTACCTCGCATCCCGCGCCGGAGTTTAAACCTGCGATCAGTCCGGATGGAAAAAAATTGGTCTTCGTATCCGAACAATACGATTCTTCCGGGGATTTGGTTTTGCTTGAGATGGATCCGGGTTTGTGGGCCGAAAAAATTCTAGAAGGAAAACGGTTTATAAATTCTGATTTTGTAATATTAACAAATCCTAATTTTACTGTTCCCGGTAAAAAGGATTCGAATGTGGATACGGATCCTTTTTTTGCCCCTGATAGCCGTCATTTGGTGTTTTCCACGGATCGTTTGACTCCTGGAATCCAGAATTTGGTCGTTCTGGATACGGAAGGCAAGGAGCCGATGAGACTATTGACTCAAAATGGCGGAGCTTCTCCGGTATGGTCTTTTGACGGTAAATCGATCGTTTATCTTTCGTATCAGGAAAATCCTTCCGGTGACGTGTATCTTTTGGATCTTACGTCCGGAAAAAGCGAAAGGCTTACAAAGGATTCATACCTTAATTTCTCTCCTTCCCTTTCGGACGATAAACGGTATTTATATTATACCTCGATTCGAAACGATACGAACAAAAACGGACGCTTGGACGAAAGGGATAACAGTCTCATTATAAGAAAGGATTTGCGGACGGGGGTGGTTCGTCAGTTGACCTCTGGAAACGATTCTTTGTTCGATTCCAGATTTTCTTCGTTTAACGGCGGCTCGATTTTGTTTACGGCGGCATATTATAATACTCTAAATATTTATTTTATTCCTGCTTCCGGTGCCGTGCCCAAGGAAAAAGATATCATCTCTCAATACGAACTCGCTCTGCAATATAAGGATAAACAAAGTTTCGAAAATTTTCTTTTGGCGATCGATGCGATTGAGTTTTACTTTTCGGAAGATCCGATTTACCCACTGATCCGATCCAAAGCCCTGCTTTTGAAATACGAAGAAGCGAAAAATTCCGGAAGATTCGCAATCGCGGAAAGCGCTAAAAAAGAAATTTCGGCTTCTCGTTTAGACTCGATTACCGGACTTGGATACGGACTTTTACTCGCGCAAGAAAGAAAGAATTCGATTCCACTCGCGATCCGGGAACTCAGGGAGTATTATGAACAAATTCGAACCGTTTCGGGAGTGGGAAATAATCTTCTGGCTTCCCTTTTGGAGGAAGAGGGGGATTTGGCTCAGAAGTCCGGAAATTTTCAGCATTCCTTGAAAGTATATGATGAAATTCTAAATCATTATCCGGATTACTATCGGATTCGGGATATTTACCGAAAGTCTGGGGATTTACAATACAAAAACGCATTCCTACACGGGTATAAGATTCCCGAGTCTTTTTTTCAAGTTGCCAACGATCCTCAGGCCGGCAAGGAGGATTTAAGGCTTCTCTACGAACAGATCGATCGGGAAGTGATCGTGGGAAAGAATTTTTTGGAACGAACGAACGCGGCAGAAATTTCCATTGCATCCAATTCTCTCGAAAAAAAATCCCCTAGGTTGTTTCAATATTTCTTATACGTTAAGTCTCTCGGTTTGAACGGAAAGGGTTCGTTCGAGGAGAGTAATTCTTTATTGAATACTTTTTTATCAAACGTTGCAAAAACCGATCCTCTTTTTTTAAAAGGACATCTTCTGAAATCGGACAATTTCAAAGGACTCGGAGAAGTTCAGAAGTCTTTTGACGAACTTCGAATTTATTTGGAAGAATACGATCCCCTTCTCGGCGTGGACTTGGATGAAAAGGAGATCGAACGTTCTTTTGTCTACTTTGAAAACAAGGCGAGGGATCACGATCGTAGGGGAAACCTTCAGGACGCGGCCTTTCATTACTTTTACAATACTGAAAATATGTTTCTCGTAAAAAATAGAAACCTATTTATAGAAACTCTCTATAAGGAATATGCGATTTATTATCAGAGGATGATGGTGGATTCCGTCTTCAAACTTTCGGGTTCCTTAAGCGAAGAAAAACAAAAAGCTCTTTTGAATAAACTCAATGTGATCGATATCGCCAGCGTGGATCCGCTTTCGGAGGAGGGACTCGTTTATATCAATCAATATTATAAGGTCGCGATTCCAAGATCCAGGCCCGTCTTGGATTTAGCGACGTTATACGGTTATTCGTATTATTTGGTCAATCGAAGCGTGATTCGAGAGACCTATTACAATGCCGCCGATTCAATGACTCCCGCGAGAAAGGAAGAGATCCTTAGGGACTTTAAACAAGCCGAGTACGAGCTGCGGTGGATCATCTTCGCTGATCCGAGATATTACGAAGCTTATCAACTTTTGGGTTGGATGTACCAGTATGTGGACATTTTAAAAAGTAGGAAGTCCGGAGAGGATCAACCGAACGACGAAGAGAGGTACGCAAGTATTTATAAGAAATATTTTCCCGAAAAAAATTTTGAGGAAAACATCGAACTTTACAGCCAGGTTCTGGAGCTTTTGGGGGAAAGTTTCGAAAACAAGAAAGCCCTTTCCGATCTAAGACTGAATCTTGGAAACAATTATTTCCTTTTGAAAAATTATCCGAAAGCCAACGAACAGTATTCGAAAGTGGACTCCCTGTCGGATTATATCATTTCCAAAACCCAGTTTGAAAATTATCGTCAGAAGGCGATATTCCTGTTTAATTCCGCGAGATCTTCGATCTATGTGGCCGATTATAGGTCGGCGGTTCAAAAACTCAAAGCCGCTTCCAACTTGTATTTTGAAAACGAATCCAAAAAAGCTCTGGTCGGAAGGGATAGCACGGAAAAACTCCAACAATACAAGCTCAAACTCGCACTTTTATTCACGTTAACCGGCCTTTCTTATATGGAATCCGGGGAATATACAAACGCAATTTTTTACTATAAGGACGCGCTTTCTTTGAATGGGGAAAGCGGATGGATAGACCCGGTCAATCTCCACAACGGTTTAGCGCTCTGTTACCAAAAATTAGGAAAATATAAATTATCGGAATCTCATCTAGTTAAAGCCGATCAAATTCTTGCAAATCGGTCCGGATCCGGTTGGATTCCTAAAGGCGTAAAACTTAAATTTTGGGATTACATTTGGGATTGGGTTTGGGAAACCACTCTTCCGGATGGGGTTCGTATTTCGGGCGAAGGAAGGTTTCCGGAGGCGATTTCTCCTAAGTTTCAACCCTTGATGACCAGTGGGATCCGAGTAAATAACTTAGTTGCGTCTATGGAAATCGAAAGGGCGATCGAAGAGATTAATTCCCGTCTGGTTTACGTAAAGTCGAAAAATTTGGGCTCTACGTTAGCGGCTTCTTTTATCCGAGCCAATTCGTTTAACGATTTGGGGTATTTAAATTTTAAACGGAATGAATTTAAGACTGCAATGGAAGCCTATGAGCAGGCTGAGAAGTTTGAAATTGAAAAGGGCTTTGCTTCTAAGGCAAGAACTTCCTTTAAAAGAGGACTCTATTCCTACTTTGGATATTTGGAAAATACGGAAAAAGATCCCGAGCTGGAGTTGCAAAATCTGCGTTCGGCTTCCGAACGTTTGATTTCCTCAAAAAATAATTTTGTAAAAGGTTGTTTGGGCGATACTCAGTATCAAGAGGAAATGATCCATTCCGAAACTAAAAAATGCATATTAAAATTTTATAATTCGTTTCCGGACCACGATCCCACTTTGGCGCTGGTTTATTACTATCAGGGAGAACAATTCTTTCGAATGGGAGATGTCCTGTCCGGTTTCGAATTGTTCGGTCGGTCGGCCGGGCTTTTGGAGAATCCTTCTATGGTTCCTAAAGAGGTTGTCGGTCTTGCGGAGGATCCATATACAAGAAAAGAAAGGTTGCTGTATTCAATCAGCAGGGCAAATCTTTACGTTCGATTGGGGGATACGGAAAAGGCAATTTCGACCTTGAATCTGACTTCCGAATCCGCGAACGAATTTTATTATATTCAAGAATGGATCGAAACGCTTGTGACTCAGGCGGAGATTTATAGAAAGGAAAAAAGTCACTCCAAAGCAAAGGAAGGGGTCGATCGGGCCATTACCCTTTTATTGTCTCATCCTCATTTGATAAGCGAACTTAAATATTTTTTAATATATAAACTTTTTAAAATACAATCCGAACTCAATTTCGAATCAGGTCGGTTTTTCGAAGGATTTCAAAGTTTGAATTTGCTTCGCAAATTGAATCTGTACCGTCAATTTGTGAGAATTCCTCACGAATCGGAAGATCCAAGTTTTACAGCCGATATCGTAAGACTGCAAAATATCGTCAGAAAACAAAAATTCGTCTATGCCGCGATTCAGAACGCGTTGGAAAAAAAGGAAAAATCTGAAAGTTTACTCAAGGAATATCAGGATCTTTCTAAGGATTTGGAAAAAGAGTTTAGCGTTATAAATCGTAAAAATCCGGATTTGGACGGATATCTTGGTATATTCTCGAAAGAACCTGCCGTGACCGATTTGCTCAACTCGGATGAAGGTTATCTCAGAATCGAATCTACCGACGATAAGATAAGAATTTATCGCGCTACGGCATCCAATGAGGAGTATTTGGATCAAACCGGAAAGTTGGAAGAGGTCTTAAGTCGGATCTCCAATTCGGGAAAAATTCCGTTTGTCTCTCGGAAAATTTGGTTTGTACAACTGGGAGATCATATCGATTTCGAAAGGATTCGAAATACCCTTCCTAAAAAGTTCTCTTTAATTTTCCGACCTTCTCATCTGAGGCCCCTTCAGGAAAAAGATCAAAGAATAGCGCGTAACGTTGCGATCGTAGAAGGATCGCCGAATTACGATTCGACTCTTCTCGTAAAAAAAATTGCTTCAAATCAGATTTTAACCAGGCTTTTGGATACGGACATGCTCGTGGCTCCTTTTCCGAGTATCAGCGGGGATAATTCTTTCGGAGAAAGTTTTTCCGAGCAAAGTCTTTCGATTCGAGATCTTTTTCACAATCGAAGCGAGATTTCTTCTGCTCTTTTCTATGAGAAAACGAAGCTCGACCTCGGAAAAATTTCCGAGGTTTACGAAGTGTTGAACGCATCAGGAATTCGTAATGTTTCAATCTGTCTTTTGAATACCGTCTGCGAAACCGTATTTCCGGAAAGCGTTCTGTCCGATTTCGTTCCTGGAAGTTTATTTTTAGGTTCGAGCGTTTTGAGGAAAAAAGAAACGCGGCGATCCTCTGAAAATTTACATGTTTTGGCTAGAAAAAACGAAAGAAAAGAGAATTTAAGAGAGGCGTATACCAACGCGTTTTCGCACCGGTCTTTTCAAAAGACGGAGAATACGAACCTTTTGGGAGAATTGGATATGCTCCGTTTAAGGTGGAAACTTTCTCCGGGAACTACGATGAAGGAAATCTACGGTGACCTTTTGAATGATACGGAAGAAGATTCCGTAAAGGATTCGATTTTGTTTTCCGCACTTTTGACCTGCTATCTCGATAAGAATCTTTCCGATTGTGTTTCTTATTCCTTCGAAGACGTGGCGGATTCCTCCAAGAAAAATCTGTTGAAGACGTTGTATTCGTTTAAGAGCGGTGTTCCCGTGGTTCCGTCCGCACTGAAAGTGTTGGATAAGGTTATTTCTCCTTTTTACGATCCTTATTTATATTATAAGAATATTCTAAAAATTGCAAGAACCAATTATGAACCGGATGTCGGGGAATTTGTTGGAAAGCTCGCTTTGGAAAATTCGAGCGACTCCGAAGAAATAAGGGGAGCGGAGGAGATTCTGCAAGGTTTGTATGCGCAGAAATATTTTTTACAAGGCGCGACTCTTTCTAAAAATCAAATCCGTAGAAAGGAAGAGTTATATATGATTCTTTCCGGAAATTGGAAAGATGCGCTCGAAGTCTTAAGGAAAAAGGAAGACGACGAGGATACCGGGAGATTTAGAGAAAGATTATTCCGAAATTGGAAAAGGGAGATTACAGGAGCCTGGTTTTCCCCGTATTCCCTCTACTCTGCGGTTTACGGAAATTCCTCCAAACTTTTCGAATCCTTGGATGCAGAGGAGCGGAGTCTTTTGTATCGTTTGATTTTATATTCGGTTCCGTTTCAAGAAAACGAAGAGGTCAACTTGCTCGCGGAGTCTTTGGTGGAATATGAATGGAATACTGGGGCAAAATCCAGAGCTCTTCGTATGACGCTCGGTTACGCTCAGGCCTTATTTTCAAGAGGGGAATTGTCCAAGAGTAAGGATTGGATGAATAAAATCGGATCGCGCTTCGAGGCCGGTTCGGAATACGAAAAAATATTCAAAGATAAGAATATTCTAATGAATAAATACTTTTTCCACCGAGGCGAAATCTCTTCGATCGAGGGCAAGGGCGAAAAAACGGAATGGTTGTCCCTTTACGAAAAAGCGTCGGCAAAGACGCCGAGGGAGTTTATCGAGTTCTTGAATTCTACGATTCGATCCAAACGAGGAAAACATTTTAGTTATGAGGAAAGGATCGAGCTCCTAGATTTGATTACGTATTTACAAAAGATCTGTTTTCAAAAGAACAATTCCGAGGTATTCTTTGATCTCGCCGCGGCCAAAGACCTTTTATCTCTAACACGGCCTTTGATTTTAAACTCCAATCCCGATTATAAGGATATTCCCGTTTTTGTATCCGTTGCGGAAAAACTCAAAGAAAAGCTTCCCGCCAATCAGGAATTTCTTGCCGTGATGGATTTAGGTCTTGAGTCCTTTTATATTCGCTTTGTTAATGGGAAGTCCAAAGGGGATCTTGCTTTTAAAGACAATCGTAAACTTAGGGCTTCCTTATTTCAATATTTGGAAGAGGCGGCAAGAGGGGGTTACGAGGTTTTACTTAGGGAAGAGCTTGAAAACGAATATAGAAAAAATATCAAACTTGCAAAGAATAAACTTACCTATCTTTATTTGAGTTCATATCATTTTAGAATTCCTTTGGTTCCAAGAACCGAGGATCGATTTTATCTCGTCAACGATCCTAAATCTCTCGTTACGAATCCCATTTTTTCCACAAAGGAGGAATTTTCTCCCGAATATCAAATTCAATTTTTGGCAGGTTCGAAATCTAAGGAAAGTTGGAAGAAGTCCTTAAAAGATCTCGAAGTTTATGAGGCCGGCTCGGGAAAATTAGGTTCTGATTCCAAGAGCCGTCTTTACATTCTGCAGGAGCCTTTGGAGATTGTCAACCAGGTGAGTTTGAGTTTCGGGGGAGATACTCTTCCAAATTCCTACGGAACTCCGAAAAAAGGAAATTGGATTTTTACCTCCTCCTTTTTGGAAGAGGAACGCTACGACATTCAAAATTATAGGGATTCTTTTTATTGGATCGGACAAAATTTTTTAAGCCCGGGAGTCGTCTTTATTGGAGATCAAACGGATACCGCGCATGTCGATTTTCTAAAACGTTTTACCAAACGCAGCGGAACGAAAATTCCGCTTTATAACCGATTCCAGGAAACGTTAGACGATATTAAGGAAATCTAT